From Alcaligenes faecalis, the proteins below share one genomic window:
- a CDS encoding UvrD-helicase domain-containing protein produces MSTSVTTPGHTVPTDLNAMQRQAVLYMDGPCLVLAGAGSGKTRVITQKIAYLLRECGYTGRQVVALTFTNKAAREMNERIRALVDPKLLRGLTVSTFHSLGLRMLREEAQHVGLKPRFSILDSNDALAIIQELLATTDKGRLKSVQQEISLWKNALMGPDEAERAANSPSQIEAARIYRDYAATLIAYQSVDFDDLIRLPAQLMEENQEVRERWQRRVQYLLVDEYQDTNLCQYRLVRSLTGQRNMFTVVGDDDQAIYAWRGATVENLAQLPTDYPDLKVVKLEQNYRSVQRILQAANNVIGNNPVVFGKKLWSDLGFGEPIQVHVTDDEQNEADSVAMRISAERFERQAEWRDFAVLYRGNHQARIFEQALRNLRIPYTISGGQSFFDKAEIRDILSYLRIVANEDDDPAFIRAATTPRRGIGQATLQVLGQFAAEQKLSLYSAVSQIALTDRLPERQLEPLSVFAQFIGRIQQRADRVESEQEGHETAVSELLDELLRAIDYERYLYDMFDERPAQTRWENVLELITWLKSKAADDELSLNDLVQRVALITMLERGEDEDPDAVKLSTLHASKGLEYPHVFLVGVEEGLLPHIGRDDEDIDPDKEADILAQRIQEERRLMYVGITRAQRSLRLSWCKKRRRARENLVRERSRFIDEMKIEDPGAQEDPAQAALSPKQRLDMLKNLLNKS; encoded by the coding sequence ATGTCCACCTCCGTCACTACACCAGGCCATACCGTCCCCACCGACCTGAACGCCATGCAGCGTCAGGCTGTGTTGTATATGGATGGGCCTTGCCTGGTGCTGGCCGGAGCGGGCAGTGGCAAAACACGGGTGATCACGCAGAAAATCGCTTATTTGCTGCGTGAGTGTGGGTACACGGGCCGGCAAGTGGTCGCGCTGACCTTCACCAATAAAGCGGCGCGTGAAATGAACGAGCGGATTCGCGCCTTGGTAGACCCCAAGTTGCTGCGAGGGCTGACTGTCAGCACTTTTCATTCTCTGGGCCTGCGTATGTTGCGCGAGGAAGCCCAGCATGTAGGCTTGAAGCCGCGCTTTTCCATTCTGGATTCCAACGATGCGCTGGCAATTATCCAGGAGCTGCTGGCCACCACGGATAAAGGTCGCCTGAAGTCCGTTCAGCAGGAAATTTCCTTGTGGAAGAACGCCTTGATGGGGCCGGATGAGGCGGAACGTGCCGCAAATTCGCCCAGCCAGATCGAGGCGGCCCGTATTTATCGTGACTATGCCGCCACCTTGATTGCCTATCAGTCGGTGGACTTTGATGATCTGATCCGCCTGCCTGCGCAATTGATGGAAGAGAATCAGGAAGTACGCGAGCGCTGGCAGCGTCGGGTGCAGTATTTGCTGGTGGACGAGTATCAGGACACCAACCTGTGTCAGTACCGGCTGGTGCGTTCCCTGACCGGTCAGCGCAATATGTTTACCGTGGTGGGGGACGACGATCAGGCCATTTACGCTTGGCGTGGCGCCACCGTGGAGAATCTGGCGCAACTTCCGACGGACTATCCAGATCTGAAAGTTGTGAAGCTGGAGCAGAACTATCGCTCGGTGCAGCGCATCTTGCAGGCCGCCAATAATGTCATTGGCAATAATCCTGTCGTGTTTGGTAAAAAGCTCTGGTCTGATCTGGGTTTTGGTGAACCTATCCAGGTCCACGTGACGGACGACGAGCAGAACGAGGCCGATTCGGTAGCCATGCGTATCTCGGCAGAGCGCTTCGAGCGTCAGGCCGAGTGGCGTGATTTTGCGGTGCTGTACCGTGGCAACCATCAGGCCCGTATCTTTGAGCAGGCTCTGCGTAATTTGCGCATTCCCTACACGATCTCTGGTGGGCAAAGCTTCTTTGACAAGGCCGAGATTCGCGACATTTTGTCTTACCTGCGGATCGTTGCTAACGAGGATGACGATCCAGCTTTCATCCGTGCAGCGACGACACCCAGGCGAGGAATTGGGCAGGCGACCTTGCAGGTGCTGGGGCAATTCGCGGCAGAGCAAAAGCTGTCTTTATATTCCGCTGTCTCGCAAATCGCTTTGACGGATCGTTTACCGGAAAGACAGCTGGAGCCCTTAAGTGTCTTTGCGCAGTTCATTGGCCGTATCCAGCAAAGGGCGGACCGGGTAGAGAGCGAGCAGGAAGGGCACGAAACGGCTGTCAGCGAATTGCTGGACGAGCTGCTGCGGGCGATTGATTACGAGCGCTATCTTTACGATATGTTCGACGAACGTCCCGCGCAGACCCGTTGGGAAAACGTGCTGGAGCTGATTACCTGGCTGAAGTCCAAAGCGGCAGACGATGAGCTTAGTTTGAACGATCTGGTGCAGCGAGTTGCCCTGATCACCATGCTGGAGCGTGGCGAGGACGAAGACCCGGATGCGGTCAAATTGTCCACGCTTCATGCCTCCAAGGGGCTGGAATATCCGCATGTGTTCCTGGTGGGGGTGGAGGAAGGTTTGCTGCCGCACATCGGGCGCGATGACGAGGATATAGACCCGGATAAAGAGGCCGATATTCTGGCTCAACGTATTCAGGAAGAACGGCGTCTGATGTACGTGGGTATTACGCGTGCGCAACGCAGCTTGCGTTTGAGCTGGTGCAAGAAGCGCAGACGTGCACGTGAAAATCTGGTGCGGGAGCGGTCGCGCTTTATTGATGAGATGAAGATCGAAGACCCAGGTGCGCAGGAAGATCCGGCGCAGGCAGCGTTAAGTCCCAAGCAGCGGCTGGATATGCTGAAGAACTTGTTGAACAAGTCTTAA
- a CDS encoding glutamate synthase subunit beta, which translates to MGKTTGFLEFQRLQEAVEAPLKRVKHWKEFVQVLNDEQAGQQAARCMDCGIPFCHNGCPVNNIIPDWNDLVYRQQWKEALDVLHSTNNFPEITGRICPAPCEAACTLNIDRAPVGIKSIEHAIIDKGWAEGWVVPQVPTHKTGKRVAVIGSGPAGLASAQQLARVGHDVTVYEKSDRIGGLMRYGIPDFKLDKHLLDRRIAQMQAEGVQFCPSTYIGQAQDQAAQEPGLTVLSPTDLEQQFDAIILAGGSETPRLLDAPGSQLQGVHPAMDFLRIQNQQVAGSRGTPAISAQGKHVVVIGGGDTGSDCVGTSTRQGAKSVTQFELMPRPPEQENTELTWPYWPIKLRTSSSHEEGCERDWAINTIELEGKNGQVKELRAVRVEWKTDPATGRMSMTPIAGSEMTFPADLVLLAMGFTAPVRQVLDAFAVDADQRGNVAANTDDYQTNRAKVFAAGDMRRGQSLIVWAIREGRQCARSVDEFLMGSSTLPR; encoded by the coding sequence ATGGGAAAGACGACTGGATTTCTTGAGTTTCAACGTCTGCAAGAAGCCGTAGAAGCTCCTTTAAAGCGGGTCAAGCACTGGAAAGAGTTTGTCCAGGTATTGAACGACGAACAGGCAGGCCAACAGGCTGCCCGCTGCATGGACTGCGGCATCCCCTTCTGCCACAACGGCTGCCCGGTCAACAACATCATCCCCGACTGGAATGATCTGGTTTACCGCCAGCAGTGGAAAGAAGCGCTGGACGTGCTGCACTCCACCAACAACTTTCCGGAAATCACCGGCCGTATCTGCCCCGCTCCTTGCGAGGCAGCCTGTACCCTGAACATCGATCGCGCACCCGTGGGGATCAAATCCATCGAGCACGCCATCATCGACAAAGGCTGGGCAGAAGGTTGGGTTGTGCCACAAGTGCCTACCCATAAAACCGGCAAACGTGTGGCCGTCATCGGCTCCGGCCCTGCCGGACTGGCCAGCGCCCAGCAATTGGCACGCGTCGGCCACGACGTCACCGTGTACGAGAAAAGCGACCGCATTGGTGGCCTGATGCGCTACGGCATCCCCGACTTCAAGCTGGACAAGCACCTGCTGGATCGCCGTATCGCCCAAATGCAGGCCGAGGGCGTGCAGTTTTGCCCCTCTACCTACATAGGCCAAGCACAAGACCAAGCCGCCCAGGAACCGGGGCTGACTGTGCTGTCCCCTACCGATCTTGAGCAACAGTTCGACGCCATCATCCTGGCTGGCGGCTCCGAAACCCCACGCCTGCTGGACGCCCCCGGCAGCCAACTGCAAGGTGTACATCCCGCCATGGACTTCTTGCGCATCCAGAACCAGCAAGTTGCCGGTTCGCGAGGCACTCCCGCCATCAGCGCTCAAGGCAAGCATGTCGTAGTGATTGGCGGCGGTGATACCGGCTCGGACTGCGTGGGCACCAGCACACGCCAAGGCGCAAAATCAGTCACGCAGTTTGAACTGATGCCCCGCCCGCCCGAGCAGGAAAACACGGAGCTGACCTGGCCTTACTGGCCTATAAAACTGCGCACCTCGTCCTCGCACGAAGAAGGCTGCGAGCGCGACTGGGCGATCAACACCATAGAGTTGGAAGGCAAGAACGGCCAAGTCAAAGAACTGCGCGCCGTGCGCGTGGAATGGAAAACCGACCCAGCAACAGGCCGCATGAGCATGACCCCCATCGCCGGCTCTGAAATGACCTTCCCCGCCGACCTGGTCCTGCTGGCCATGGGCTTCACCGCCCCCGTACGCCAAGTGCTGGACGCCTTCGCCGTAGACGCCGACCAGCGCGGCAACGTCGCCGCCAACACAGACGACTACCAAACCAACCGCGCCAAAGTCTTTGCAGCCGGAGACATGCGACGCGGCCAGTCCCTGATCGTCTGGGCCATCCGCGAAGGCCGCCAGTGTGCCCGTTCCGTAGACGAGTTCCTGATGGGGAGTTCGACACTGCCCCGCTAA
- the hemE gene encoding uroporphyrinogen decarboxylase — MSLPQLKNDVFLRSLLREPVPYTPIWLMRQAGRYLPEYNATRAQAGSFMQLAQNPEFACEVTLQPLRRFDLDAAILFSDILTVPHAMGLGLDFVAGEGPRFARPVRNEADVMALEAPDMSKLQYVFDAVSLIRKELDGKVPLIGFAGSPWTIACYMVEGQGSDDYRLVKSMMYQRPDLMHRMLEINAQTTCDYLNNQIRAGAQAVMLFDSWGGVLSDSLFQEFSLAYTRKVVDGLIREHDGKRVPAIVFTKGGGMWLEDIAGCGADAMGVDWTVNLSRARARIGDKLALQGNLDPMTMFGGEEAIRREARRVIDDFGPVGQGGHVFNFGHGISRFTDPEAVGILVDEVHSYSRRHHSV, encoded by the coding sequence GTGTCTTTACCTCAATTAAAAAACGATGTCTTCCTGCGCTCGCTGTTGCGCGAACCTGTGCCTTACACCCCCATCTGGCTGATGCGTCAGGCCGGGCGTTATTTGCCTGAATACAATGCCACCCGTGCTCAGGCTGGCTCTTTCATGCAACTGGCTCAGAATCCCGAGTTTGCCTGCGAAGTAACCCTGCAACCCCTGCGTCGTTTCGATCTGGATGCCGCCATTCTGTTCTCGGACATCCTGACCGTGCCACACGCCATGGGTCTGGGTCTGGATTTCGTTGCTGGTGAAGGCCCGCGTTTTGCCCGTCCTGTACGTAACGAAGCCGATGTCATGGCGCTGGAAGCGCCGGACATGTCCAAGCTGCAATACGTGTTCGACGCTGTCTCGCTGATCCGCAAGGAGCTGGACGGCAAAGTACCGCTGATCGGCTTTGCCGGCAGCCCCTGGACCATCGCCTGCTACATGGTTGAAGGTCAGGGCTCGGACGACTACCGTCTGGTGAAAAGCATGATGTATCAGCGTCCGGACCTGATGCACCGCATGCTGGAAATCAACGCCCAAACCACCTGCGACTACCTGAACAATCAGATCCGTGCCGGTGCACAGGCTGTGATGCTGTTCGACAGCTGGGGTGGTGTCTTGTCCGACTCCCTGTTCCAGGAGTTCTCCCTGGCCTACACCCGTAAAGTGGTTGATGGCCTGATCCGCGAGCATGACGGCAAGCGCGTTCCTGCCATCGTCTTTACCAAAGGCGGCGGCATGTGGCTGGAAGATATTGCTGGTTGTGGCGCTGATGCCATGGGTGTGGACTGGACCGTAAATTTGTCCCGTGCGCGCGCTCGTATCGGAGACAAGCTGGCCCTGCAAGGCAATCTGGACCCCATGACCATGTTCGGTGGCGAAGAAGCCATCCGTCGTGAAGCCCGTCGCGTTATCGACGACTTTGGCCCGGTGGGTCAGGGCGGTCACGTGTTCAACTTCGGCCACGGTATTTCGCGTTTCACCGATCCGGAAGCCGTGGGCATTCTGGTCGATGAAGTGCATTCCTACAGCCGTCGTCACCACAGCGTTTGA
- a CDS encoding primosomal protein N' produces the protein MTATPDAISASASTGPFWLHVALDVPLDGVFDYQHHEPVLVGQRVIVHFGRRQMIGVVVALPEQPSYPPEQVKAIDQLLDDLPPFPEDWLRMARFASTYYHRPLGEVMMPSLPGPLRKPSAYLGKRSAGGPVLRMAKRKEKKVEPVDSDVLPVLNAEQQAAVDGIVAAKPGSCLLLHGVTGSGKTEVYMRVLEQVLAAGRQVLFMVPEINLTPQFEQVLRARLARVLPGDVLAVLHSGLSEGERLRSWLRVNSGQARILLGTRLSIFTPMPELGLIIVDEEHDASYKQQDGLRYSARDLAVWRGYDLKVPVVLGSATPSLESWNHARQGRYSLLSLPKRAREVSLPRVRLVDTRHLRLESGFSPQLLDALEACLDRGEQSLVFINRRGYAPVLHCASCGWLSQCPRCTVYTVLHRQNGFKHNLQCHHCGYQAPVPRACPDCGDQDLQPMGRGTQRIEEFLGERFPNARLVRIDADSTRLKGSAQQLFEQVHAGEVDIMVGTQMVAKGHDFTRLSVVGVLNADATLFAHDFRAPERLFAQLMQVAGRAGRHTEGADVIIQTGYPEQAVYQSLIKHDYIGFAQSALNERESVGLPPFAYQVLLSAEAPQLADAIRLLTQARRLPEEYPNEFPGADQVFLYDPVPLRVLRVAKVERAQLLLESAHRPALQAFVRCWGPQVAQLAKQHKVRITIEVDPLEI, from the coding sequence ATGACCGCCACTCCTGACGCTATTTCTGCATCGGCAAGCACCGGACCTTTCTGGCTGCATGTGGCGTTGGACGTCCCCCTGGATGGGGTGTTTGATTATCAGCACCACGAACCTGTCCTGGTCGGGCAGCGTGTCATTGTGCATTTTGGTCGGCGGCAGATGATAGGGGTGGTGGTCGCCTTGCCGGAACAACCTTCCTACCCGCCCGAGCAGGTCAAAGCGATTGACCAACTGCTGGATGACTTGCCTCCCTTCCCGGAGGACTGGTTACGGATGGCGCGCTTTGCGTCCACCTATTACCACCGTCCGTTGGGCGAGGTCATGATGCCGTCCTTGCCGGGGCCCTTGCGTAAACCTTCTGCCTATCTGGGCAAGCGTTCCGCAGGTGGTCCTGTACTGCGTATGGCCAAGCGCAAGGAAAAGAAGGTGGAGCCGGTGGACAGCGATGTCCTGCCCGTGCTCAATGCCGAACAACAGGCTGCGGTAGATGGCATTGTGGCGGCCAAACCCGGTAGCTGCCTATTGCTGCATGGCGTAACGGGTAGCGGGAAAACCGAAGTCTATATGCGGGTGCTGGAACAAGTGCTGGCCGCTGGTCGGCAAGTCCTGTTCATGGTGCCCGAAATCAATCTGACGCCTCAGTTCGAGCAGGTCCTGCGTGCCCGTTTGGCGCGCGTCCTGCCGGGCGATGTGCTGGCCGTCCTGCATAGCGGCTTGTCCGAAGGCGAACGTTTGCGTTCCTGGTTGCGCGTCAATAGTGGTCAGGCGCGCATTCTGCTGGGAACACGGCTGTCCATTTTTACCCCCATGCCCGAGCTGGGCCTGATTATTGTGGACGAGGAGCACGACGCTTCTTACAAGCAGCAAGATGGCTTGCGTTACTCTGCTCGGGACCTGGCTGTGTGGCGTGGCTACGATCTGAAAGTGCCGGTGGTGCTGGGTTCAGCCACCCCCTCACTGGAAAGTTGGAATCATGCTCGGCAAGGGCGCTATAGCCTGTTGAGCCTGCCCAAGCGTGCGCGAGAGGTTTCCTTGCCGCGAGTGCGTCTGGTCGATACCCGCCATTTGCGCCTGGAGTCGGGTTTTTCTCCTCAGTTGCTGGATGCGCTGGAAGCGTGTCTGGACCGTGGCGAGCAGTCGCTGGTGTTCATCAACCGGCGTGGCTATGCGCCTGTGTTGCATTGTGCCTCTTGCGGCTGGTTGTCCCAATGCCCGCGTTGTACGGTGTACACCGTGCTGCATAGGCAAAACGGCTTCAAGCACAATCTGCAGTGCCACCACTGCGGCTATCAGGCCCCCGTGCCGCGCGCTTGCCCAGATTGTGGCGATCAGGACTTGCAGCCCATGGGCCGGGGTACCCAGCGTATTGAAGAGTTTCTGGGCGAGCGTTTTCCGAATGCCCGCCTGGTGCGTATTGATGCGGACAGCACCCGTTTGAAGGGCAGTGCGCAGCAATTGTTCGAGCAGGTTCATGCAGGCGAAGTGGACATCATGGTGGGCACCCAGATGGTGGCCAAAGGTCATGACTTCACGCGCTTGAGCGTCGTCGGTGTGCTCAATGCCGATGCCACCTTGTTCGCCCATGATTTCCGTGCACCCGAGCGTCTGTTTGCTCAGCTGATGCAGGTGGCAGGCCGCGCAGGTCGCCATACCGAAGGGGCGGATGTCATCATCCAGACCGGCTATCCGGAGCAGGCGGTTTATCAAAGTCTGATCAAGCACGATTACATCGGTTTTGCCCAAAGCGCCTTGAACGAACGCGAATCGGTGGGCTTGCCGCCGTTTGCCTATCAAGTGCTCTTGTCGGCCGAAGCGCCGCAACTGGCCGACGCGATACGCCTGCTGACGCAGGCACGACGCTTGCCTGAAGAGTATCCGAACGAATTTCCGGGTGCGGATCAGGTTTTCCTGTACGATCCTGTGCCTTTACGCGTTTTGCGCGTCGCCAAAGTGGAGCGTGCTCAGCTGTTGCTGGAAAGTGCTCATCGCCCGGCCTTGCAGGCCTTTGTGCGCTGTTGGGGGCCACAGGTCGCACAGTTGGCCAAGCAGCATAAAGTGCGCATTACGATTGAGGTCGATCCTCTCGAAATTTAA
- a CDS encoding helix-turn-helix domain-containing protein, producing the protein MLLRTPSASFKSLAAWQEVVCAYFVPLEVQPDSRRGFSNRAATDRMGSVDVMELCTSAQRVRRTQALASRSEQALYKVTLQISGSSQIQQDNRSGILHAGEWGIYDTTRPYEVAVQDQSHFLVLQFEEERLLPWLPWLSDAVARSFSATTGPARIAMDMLRLGLQERGHLSPSALSELSQTVIRMMALSLADGRPVTTESALDEVRRGQLLQIQQYVQDHLGDTGLNAQALALQFRISRRYLYKLFELCGQAPADYIMAARLERACQLLVDGKPGRQISELAWQMGFSDAAVFSHAFRRRYGVSPSEWRRSRILGD; encoded by the coding sequence ATGTTATTGCGCACTCCCTCTGCTTCTTTCAAGAGCCTGGCTGCTTGGCAGGAAGTGGTGTGCGCGTACTTTGTGCCGTTGGAGGTCCAGCCGGACTCGCGTCGTGGTTTCTCCAACCGGGCAGCCACCGACCGCATGGGCTCGGTCGATGTCATGGAGCTGTGTACCAGCGCGCAGCGCGTGCGCCGTACCCAGGCTCTGGCCAGCCGTTCCGAGCAGGCGTTGTACAAGGTCACCTTGCAAATCAGTGGCAGCAGCCAGATTCAGCAGGATAATCGCAGTGGCATTTTGCACGCCGGGGAGTGGGGTATTTATGACACCACCCGTCCTTACGAGGTGGCCGTGCAGGATCAATCCCATTTTCTGGTCTTGCAGTTCGAGGAAGAGCGTTTGCTGCCTTGGCTGCCCTGGCTGAGCGATGCCGTGGCCCGGTCTTTTTCGGCCACTACGGGCCCGGCCCGGATTGCCATGGACATGCTGCGTCTGGGCTTGCAGGAGCGCGGGCACCTGTCGCCCTCGGCCTTGAGCGAACTGTCCCAAACCGTGATTCGCATGATGGCCCTGAGCCTGGCCGACGGCCGTCCGGTGACGACCGAGTCGGCCCTGGACGAGGTGCGGCGCGGGCAGCTGTTGCAAATTCAGCAATACGTGCAGGATCACCTGGGTGATACCGGCTTGAATGCACAGGCCCTGGCACTGCAATTTCGCATTTCACGCCGTTATCTCTACAAGCTGTTCGAGCTATGCGGGCAAGCGCCTGCCGATTACATCATGGCCGCCCGCCTGGAGCGCGCCTGTCAATTATTGGTGGATGGCAAACCAGGCCGGCAGATCAGTGAGCTGGCCTGGCAAATGGGTTTTTCCGATGCGGCCGTGTTCAGCCACGCCTTTCGCCGACGCTATGGCGTGTCGCCCAGTGAGTGGCGTCGCAGCCGCATTCTGGGCGATTAA